In Edaphobacter paludis, a single window of DNA contains:
- a CDS encoding putative colanic acid biosynthesis acetyltransferase: MPRQIHYNANEHISPETAADPYLRPAFSTSNRMRRVIWNLCRLLLYRTSPRPLHSWRSFLLRSFGATMGPNCHFYPGSKVWAPWNLTCADQVTAADGAEIYNPAPIIFGSHAILSQDAYICGATHDYDDAAFPLLAYAMSFGAYAWICARASVAPGVNVGEGAVLGLGSVATRDLAPWTVYAGAPAAKVKDRQRSHEV; this comes from the coding sequence ATGCCCAGGCAGATTCACTACAACGCAAATGAGCACATCTCGCCCGAGACCGCTGCCGATCCTTATCTCCGCCCAGCCTTTTCTACCAGCAACCGGATGCGTCGTGTCATCTGGAATCTCTGCCGGCTTCTGCTTTATCGAACTTCCCCACGGCCCCTCCATTCCTGGCGATCCTTCCTGCTCCGTTCCTTCGGAGCCACGATGGGACCAAACTGCCATTTCTATCCGGGGTCAAAAGTATGGGCGCCTTGGAACCTCACCTGCGCAGATCAGGTAACCGCCGCCGACGGCGCAGAGATCTATAACCCTGCGCCCATCATCTTTGGCTCTCACGCGATCCTCTCGCAGGACGCCTACATTTGCGGTGCCACTCACGACTACGACGACGCAGCATTTCCCCTGCTCGCATACGCCATGAGCTTCGGCGCATACGCCTGGATCTGCGCCCGAGCCTCGGTCGCACCTGGAGTCAATGTAGGCGAAGGCGCCGTACTCGGGCTGGGCTCCGTCGCGACCAGAGACCTCGCACCCTGGACGGTCTATGCGGGAGCGCCTGCCGCCAAAGTCAAAGACAGGCAGCGATCCCACGAAGTCTGA
- a CDS encoding response regulator, translating into MADPTSTTTPKPRVLVADDEQVIANTLAIILNQAGFEARAVFSGETAVETLDSFQPDMLISDVIMTGMTGIEAAIITRTKLPKCKILLFSGQAATADLLEKARTQGHEFEILAKPVHPTDLLAKLRS; encoded by the coding sequence ATGGCAGATCCGACATCCACCACTACGCCTAAGCCCAGAGTACTTGTCGCCGATGACGAACAGGTGATTGCCAATACTCTCGCGATTATCCTGAATCAGGCGGGCTTTGAGGCGCGTGCGGTGTTCAGCGGGGAAACGGCGGTTGAAACGCTCGACAGCTTTCAGCCGGACATGCTCATCAGCGACGTCATTATGACTGGCATGACGGGAATTGAAGCAGCAATCATTACGCGCACCAAGCTGCCGAAGTGCAAGATTTTATTGTTCTCCGGACAGGCTGCGACGGCGGATCTTCTGGAGAAGGCGCGCACCCAGGGCCATGAGTTTGAGATTCTGGCCAAGCCCGTTCATCCGACGGACCTGCTGGCAAAATTACGCAGCTAA
- a CDS encoding nitrate/sulfonate/bicarbonate ABC transporter ATP-binding protein, protein MQPVIIRAEQVEKYYPQPSENRIQVISPTDLSISAGEIVALLGPSGSGKSTLLRMLTGLSAPSAGVVYWHEKPISTADVNVSIVFQSFALFPWLTVLENVEAPLKARGMEATERRKRSLKILDTVGLDGFQAAYPKELSGGMRQRVGFARALVVEPEVLFMDEPFSALDVLTAENLRSELLELWQKKTIPTKAIFLVTHNIEEAVLLADRIIVLGRNPGHVRTDFKVSLSHPRDRKTAAFTQLVDYIYKVLTQPETKPPALPRLGGKPSRNQRQMHYQMLPHARPGGIAGLLELVLDHEGKDDIYRLADDLAFEIDDLLPIVDAAQLLGFLTVTEGDAAITPTGAEYANSEILRQKELFRTAALENVLLLRQIVRALEAKSDRSVPEEFFHDMLDEQFSEDETILQLETAINWGRYAELFDFDVSRRRFILHEKLNESEPESSAEIDA, encoded by the coding sequence ATGCAGCCAGTGATCATACGTGCCGAACAGGTCGAGAAATACTATCCGCAGCCGAGCGAGAACCGCATCCAGGTTATCTCTCCCACTGACCTCTCCATCTCTGCGGGCGAAATCGTCGCGCTTCTCGGCCCCTCAGGCTCCGGTAAATCCACGCTGCTGCGAATGTTGACCGGTCTGTCGGCCCCCTCTGCCGGCGTCGTTTACTGGCACGAAAAGCCAATTTCCACCGCCGACGTAAATGTTTCTATCGTCTTTCAAAGTTTCGCGCTCTTTCCCTGGCTCACCGTCCTTGAAAATGTCGAGGCGCCTCTCAAGGCCCGCGGCATGGAAGCCACCGAAAGGCGCAAGCGCAGCCTCAAAATTCTCGACACCGTAGGCCTCGACGGTTTCCAGGCAGCCTACCCGAAGGAACTCTCCGGAGGGATGCGGCAGCGAGTTGGCTTCGCCCGCGCCCTGGTAGTCGAACCGGAGGTCCTCTTCATGGACGAGCCCTTCTCCGCCCTCGACGTCCTCACCGCCGAAAACCTCCGCAGCGAATTGCTCGAACTCTGGCAGAAGAAGACCATCCCGACCAAGGCCATCTTTCTCGTCACTCACAACATCGAAGAGGCCGTTCTGCTGGCCGACCGCATCATAGTGCTCGGCCGCAATCCCGGCCATGTGCGAACAGACTTCAAGGTCTCGCTGTCTCACCCCCGCGACCGCAAAACAGCGGCTTTCACGCAGTTGGTCGACTACATCTACAAGGTCCTCACCCAGCCCGAAACCAAGCCGCCCGCTCTGCCGCGACTCGGCGGAAAACCATCTCGAAACCAGCGTCAGATGCACTACCAGATGCTTCCCCATGCCCGCCCCGGCGGCATCGCCGGCCTGCTCGAACTTGTGCTCGACCACGAAGGCAAAGACGACATCTACCGTCTCGCCGACGACCTCGCCTTCGAGATTGACGACCTGCTCCCCATCGTCGACGCCGCGCAACTACTCGGCTTCCTCACCGTCACCGAAGGTGACGCCGCCATCACGCCAACCGGCGCAGAGTACGCCAACTCCGAGATCCTCCGCCAGAAAGAACTCTTCCGCACTGCGGCACTAGAGAACGTACTTCTGCTGCGCCAGATCGTCCGCGCCCTCGAGGCCAAGAGCGACCGCTCCGTCCCTGAAGAGTTCTTCCACGACATGCTTGACGAGCAGTTCAGCGAAGACGAGACAATCCTGCAACTCGAAACCGCCATCAACTGGGGTCGTTACGCTGAACTCTTCGACTTCGATGTCTCCCGCAGAAGATTCATCCTTCACGAAAAGCTCAATGAGTCCGAGCCCGAAAGTTCCGCGGAGATCGATGCATGA
- a CDS encoding ABC transporter permease subunit, whose translation MINLPDSFSSDRSREIFARSQVLKRSWPFVLDLGVAGLGLACFYGVMQIAKYWFGHPEPEIVISLSPHALPRYAFYSVVRIGLAYVLSLFFAVGYGYVAAYSKRMEAFMIAGLDILQSIPVLSFLPGVMLAMVALFPTRQIGLEMGAIVLIFTGQVWNMAFSFYASIKSIPRELSEASKIYKFSRWQRFIQLELPYSAIGLVWNSMVSVAGGWFFLMACEMFKLGKHDFRLPGLGSYLQTAAGAGNYRAITWGLLTMIAIIVATDQLIWRPVIAWSDKFKFEQVETTARVRSPLLHLFQHSRALRSLKRHTIEPLTEGVYRHLADSRKERLIRQIASDSDAPLGRNKLASWLRVLIVAIAVAAVLYAAWQAVGLLRQVNHGQFGEILKGAMATFLRVNVSLVLAALWTIPVGVAIGFNPKLARIAQPLVQVVASIPAPALFPVILLALIKIGGGLGIGSIVLMMLGTQWYVLFNVIAGAMAIPSDLREVSTLFRFTTIQRWRTVILPGIFPFLITGMVTASGGAWNASIIAEYFSLNNHTYQTVGLGAIISAATDSGEFHILLLATIVMALMVVTINRLVWRPLYRLAETRYKLDG comes from the coding sequence ATGATCAATCTGCCGGACAGCTTCAGCAGTGACCGCAGCCGGGAGATCTTCGCCCGCTCGCAGGTGCTCAAACGCAGTTGGCCCTTCGTCCTCGATCTCGGGGTGGCAGGCCTCGGCCTCGCCTGTTTCTACGGCGTTATGCAGATTGCGAAGTACTGGTTCGGTCATCCTGAACCCGAGATCGTCATCTCGCTCAGCCCCCACGCCCTGCCGCGTTACGCCTTTTACTCCGTAGTCCGCATCGGCCTCGCCTACGTGCTCAGCCTCTTCTTCGCCGTTGGCTATGGCTACGTCGCCGCCTACAGCAAGCGCATGGAGGCCTTCATGATCGCTGGCCTCGACATCCTGCAATCGATCCCCGTGCTAAGTTTCCTGCCCGGAGTGATGCTCGCCATGGTCGCGCTCTTCCCCACGCGGCAGATCGGCCTGGAGATGGGTGCAATCGTCCTCATCTTCACCGGTCAGGTCTGGAACATGGCCTTCAGCTTCTACGCCTCCATCAAGAGCATTCCCCGCGAACTCAGCGAGGCGTCGAAGATCTACAAATTCTCTCGCTGGCAGCGCTTCATCCAGCTTGAACTTCCCTACTCCGCCATCGGCCTCGTCTGGAACTCGATGGTCTCCGTAGCCGGCGGGTGGTTCTTCCTCATGGCCTGCGAGATGTTCAAGCTGGGCAAACACGACTTCCGTCTCCCCGGTCTCGGCTCCTATCTGCAAACCGCCGCCGGCGCTGGAAATTACAGGGCGATCACCTGGGGCCTGCTCACTATGATCGCCATCATCGTCGCCACCGACCAGCTCATCTGGAGACCGGTCATCGCATGGAGCGACAAGTTCAAGTTCGAGCAGGTTGAAACGACGGCGCGTGTTCGCTCCCCCCTGCTGCACCTGTTCCAGCACTCCCGCGCCCTTCGCAGCCTGAAACGGCACACCATCGAACCATTGACCGAAGGCGTCTACCGCCATCTGGCAGACTCTCGAAAGGAGCGTCTGATTCGGCAGATAGCCAGTGATTCCGACGCACCCCTGGGACGAAATAAACTGGCATCCTGGCTGCGCGTATTGATTGTGGCTATCGCAGTTGCCGCCGTACTGTATGCGGCATGGCAAGCGGTTGGCCTGCTGCGTCAGGTGAATCACGGCCAGTTCGGCGAAATCCTGAAAGGTGCGATGGCCACCTTCCTCCGCGTTAATGTGTCCCTTGTTCTGGCCGCCTTATGGACGATCCCTGTTGGAGTGGCCATCGGCTTCAATCCCAAACTCGCCCGCATCGCCCAGCCTCTGGTTCAGGTAGTCGCCTCCATCCCAGCGCCCGCGCTCTTTCCAGTAATACTGCTCGCACTCATCAAAATCGGCGGCGGCCTCGGCATCGGCTCCATCGTACTAATGATGCTCGGAACCCAGTGGTACGTATTGTTCAACGTCATCGCCGGTGCGATGGCCATCCCCTCCGACCTGCGCGAAGTATCGACCCTCTTTCGCTTCACCACCATTCAGCGATGGCGCACCGTGATCCTCCCCGGAATCTTCCCTTTTCTGATTACCGGCATGGTCACTGCATCCGGTGGAGCATGGAACGCCAGCATCATCGCGGAGTACTTCAGCCTCAACAACCACACCTATCAAACAGTAGGCCTGGGAGCAATCATCAGTGCCGCGACCGACAGCGGAGAATTCCACATCCTCCTCCTGGCAACCATCGTCATGGCCCTGATGGTAGTTACCATCAACCGCCTGGTCTGGCGGCCTCTCTACCGCCTCGCTGAAACCCGCTACAAACTCGACGGCTAA